A segment of the Coriobacteriia bacterium genome:
CACCACGTTAGGCAGAGCGGGTGCGGGCCTCGATGGATTCGCAGCGCACTGGGTGCTCTGTGGCTACTGCGCGGACGCTGGGGTCTCGACCGAGGCGGGGAGCAGGACCGTGTGGTCGGTGCGCCACAGCGAGATCAGGATCCACAGGCTGAGGAACGGCACGCCGAACGTGCTCACGAGGGTCAGCGGCGAGAGCCATCCAGCTGGTTGACCGTTCTGAATCATGAACGCCGAGATGTCCCACAGGCCGTGCGCAATCATCGCTGGCCAGATCACGCCAAACTGACGACGGAACAGGTAGAGCGTACTGCCGGTCAGGGTAGCAAGGACAATCTGCATCAGAGTTCCCCAGCCGCCGCCGAGGAATGCATTGGGGAGGTGGAACACGCCGAAACACACTGCAGTGATCACGGCGGCAACGCCCTCACGGCGCCCGCCCTCACGCATCGTGCGCAAGAAGATGACTCGGAACAGAGTCTCCTCGGCGAATCCGACCAGCACGCCGGTAAGCACCATCATCGTGATCAGATCCATCTTGAGTGCGGCGTAGTCAGCAGCAGCGACCCGGGCAACGATCATCGCCACGAATAGGCCGATCATGATCTTCATCAGCATGGTGGTTTGCAGACGGATCGGATCGCGCCACGTCGCATCCCAGCGCGCCCATAGAACGAAGACGAGCAGGAAGACGCTGGAGACGGCGAGCGGAAGCACACCATTGCGAAACGCAGCGCCCGAGGATGTGAACCAGTCGGCAAAGGGAATGCCGGAGGTTGCCTGCAGGCCGTTCGTAATGATCGAGTACGCA
Coding sequences within it:
- a CDS encoding CPBP family intramembrane metalloprotease — its product is MTQKAASSGTARIQPTVAVGVGVWIAYSIITNGLQATSGIPFADWFTSSGAAFRNGVLPLAVSSVFLLVFVLWARWDATWRDPIRLQTTMLMKIMIGLFVAMIVARVAAADYAALKMDLITMMVLTGVLVGFAEETLFRVIFLRTMREGGRREGVAAVITAVCFGVFHLPNAFLGGGWGTLMQIVLATLTGSTLYLFRRQFGVIWPAMIAHGLWDISAFMIQNGQPAGWLSPLTLVSTFGVPFLSLWILISLWRTDHTVLLPASVETPASAQ